The window TCGGACGGAATTCATCGATCCATTCTTCCAGACTCTGCTGAGATCGGCTCCCATCTTCGTCCAGATCGCGGACGACCAGACCGACCGAGGCCCCCGGCAATGCTTCCTTGAATTGCTGCAACGCCAATTGAACGCCGTTCAACGCGTTGTTCCCGAACGGGGCCAGCTGGCCGGAGAGGGGAAGCGCCACGCCGAGCAGAAAACGGTGCGCCTTGATTTTCTCCCGTATCCGGCCGATCAACCGTCTCGCCTCTCCGGCAAAAAGGTGATTCGGGAATACGGAAAGGAACCGCTTAATCTCCCGCTCCTCGCGGTAGTAGTCTCCCCGGCTGTCGTAGATCCCGATGAGCCGAACCATCGCCTCGTCGGCCGGGAAAGCGGACCCGTATTCCTTCAAGACCATCTGAAGTTCTTTCTCCGGAAGTTTTTCCCTCAGGATCGAGGTAATCGCTTCCCGCACCGCGCCGCTCGCGACCGGATCGACGATCAACTCCTTCTTCTTCATCAAGACCCGAAGCGCCTCCAGGAATTCATTCCGATCGAGATAAGCCTGGGCGACCTGCTCGTAAATCAACATCTTGGAAGATTCCTGATCGGGAAGATCGATCCAGAGGTCCATCGTCTCCCTCAGATCACCGAGCATCAGATAGAAATCGCTTAACTGGAGACGGGCCGTATCGGCCCGAGGATGTTTCGGGAATCGATCGAGGATCGTCTTCAAAGCATCGATCGCCCGCTTCATCTCCCCCCGTTTGGAATAGAGTTGCCCCAGAGCGAGATAAACATCCGGGAGAAGCGTGCTGTCCGGAAATCTCAGGACGAACTGCTCGAAAGAAGGAAGCGCCGCCTCCGCATTGCCGGACGCGGCGGCAGACGCCGCCTGATCAAAAAGCGCTTTTTCTTCCGGGGAGATAGGAGGGACGGCGCCGTCGAGGGGGGCGCTTTGATTCGACGCGGGAGGCAGATCGGCGCGAGAAGAACCTTGCCCCATCCCGGCGGGAGGGAATAGAAGGAGGAGAACCAAACTCAAAAAAAAACTTCGTTTCGCCAATCAGACGCGCTCCTTAAAGGGGGAGGGAAGGAACATCCCCTCCAGGGAAATTTCTTGATGATAGAAGAATTGATTCACCTTGTCAAGAATCTGAATTTCCGATAGAATCTCCGCAAATGGATACGCTGATCGATCGATTTCTCAATCATCTCTCGGTTGAAAAGGGACTCTCTCCCAATACCCTCTCCGCCTATGCTCAGGACCTTCAAAAACTGGTTGAATTCGTCGAGCAAAAAGGAATTTCGGGGCCGGACCGAATCGAGCGGAAGGAGATCCTTCTTTTCCTCTCCGACCTGAAGCGGCGCG of the Candidatus Manganitrophus noduliformans genome contains:
- a CDS encoding ABC transporter substrate-binding protein, with product MAKRSFFLSLVLLLLFPPAGMGQGSSRADLPPASNQSAPLDGAVPPISPEEKALFDQAASAAASGNAEAALPSFEQFVLRFPDSTLLPDVYLALGQLYSKRGEMKRAIDALKTILDRFPKHPRADTARLQLSDFYLMLGDLRETMDLWIDLPDQESSKMLIYEQVAQAYLDRNEFLEALRVLMKKKELIVDPVASGAVREAITSILREKLPEKELQMVLKEYGSAFPADEAMVRLIGIYDSRGDYYREEREIKRFLSVFPNHLFAGEARRLIGRIREKIKAHRFLLGVALPLSGQLAPFGNNALNGVQLALQQFKEALPGASVGLVVRDLDEDGSRSQQSLEEWIDEFRPIAMVGPLLSREVDRIAPVAERADLVLITPAATAARLPSLGKSVFRNAITARFQCRSIAEYAVTQMNLMRFAILFPKEGLGTEWVRCFSEAVSRLGGEVVHAEPYPVDATDFTATIRRLKEADLKKDGVVEIVQEGRRKREVSYTPGFDAIFLPGDAGKAGLMIPQLVFHNIQDVPLLGTSGWNTPEFLKLVGPYAEGATFIDGFFAGSPDPMVRKFVGQYRAKFQQEPDLFAAQAFDAARLVLAALEGGALTSRDVKTALANTKDFQGVSGLVSEIRDGEVLKKPILIQVQKGKLVQVN